The following is a genomic window from Acidimicrobiales bacterium.
ATCCCGGCGGCCACGAGGCGATCGGCGACCTCCTGGGCGGCGGACGCCGGGGTCGACATCACGCCGATGGTGATCCCCCGCTCGGCGACGATGGCGGGGAGGTCGTCGATGCCCTGCACCACCAGGTCGCCGATGCGCTCCCCCACCTTGGCGCTGTCGGCGTCGATGAGGGCCGCCACAGGGAACCCCCGGTCGCCGAAGCCCCGGTACTTGGCGAGGGCGTGGCCGAGGTTCCCGATGCCGACGATCACCACCGGCCAGTCGTGGGTGAGCCCGAGCTCGCGGCTCATCTGGAACAGCAGGTACTCGACGTCGTAGCCGACGCCGCGCGTGCCGTAGGAGCCGAGGTACGACAGGTCCTTGCGGACC
Proteins encoded in this region:
- a CDS encoding redox-sensing transcriptional repressor Rex, coding for MGADRTRRIPEATVARLPVYLRSLAELADARTTTVSSERLADLAGVNAAKVRKDLSYLGSYGTRGVGYDVEYLLFQMSRELGLTHDWPVVIVGIGNLGHALAKYRGFGDRGFPVAALIDADSAKVGERIGDLVVQGIDDLPAIVAERGITIGVMSTPASAAQEVADRLVAAGIRSILNFAPAVITVPDGVSLRKVDLAVELQILSFYQQRRDGSVGNGSASAAGNGSILPPSVGAGQA